DNA from Arthrobacter sp. StoSoilB19:
GGCCGCAAACGGACCATCATCGGCGGCTGGATCCTCTCCGGCATCTCCTTCACCATCATGCTCAGCCCCATCGCCACCAGCCCGTTCATGATCATCCTGACCTACGGCGCCGGCCTGTTCTTCCTGGTGGGCCCGTATGCGGCCATCCAGTACTTCATGGCCGAGTGCTACCCGGTCAGCTGCCGGGCCACCGGAACCTCGTTCATCGGCGCCATGAGCCAGCCCGGCGTGATCCTCGGCGGCGCCCTGTTCACCGCTGCCGCAGCCGGCGCCGGAACTGGGCCCGCCGCTCTGTGGGTCGGAGCCGTGGGAACCCTGTTCTCCGGACTGCTGATGATCGCCGCCAAGCCCCCCGCCGAAGCCCTCCTGGAGGACCACCCCCATGACGTCGCCTAACAAGGCCGCCATCATCACCGGTGCCGCCAGCGGCATCGGCCGCGCCCTCGCCGTCCACTACGCCCGCAAGGGGGTGGTGTCCATCATCGGCACCTTCCCCGGCGACCCCCACGACCCAGAGGAAACCCTCCGCCTGGTCAAAGAGGCCAACGGGGAAGCGGTGATCCACGAAGTGGATGTACGCACCACCGCGTCCGTGGACGCCCTGGCCCAGCGGGCCGTGGACGAGTACGGCCGGCTGGACTACGCCATCGCCAACGCCGGAATCCTGCGCAACTCCCCGCTGGGGGAGATGACGGACGAGCGCTGGCATGACATGCTCAACGTTGACCTCACCGGCGTGCTGCGCACGCTGCGTGCCGGGGCGGAGAGAATGACCGACGGCGGAGCACTGGTTGCGGTCTCGTCCATCGCCGGCGGGGTTTACGGCTGGGAGGAACACGCCCACTATGCCGCCGCCAAGGCAGGCGTGCTGGGCCTGGTCCGCAGCGTGGCCGTAGAGCTCGGCCCGCGGCAGATCCGCGCCAACGCCGTCATCCCCGGCCTCATCGAGACCCCGCAGTCCCTCGACCCGGTGAACTCGCTGGGACCGGAGGGCCTGAAGCGTGCCGGGAACGACATCCCCTGGGGCCGGGTGGGCAAACCGGAGGAAGTGGCCAGCGTCATCGGCTTCCTCACCTCCGACGATTCCCGCTACGTCACGGGGCAGGCGCTGGTGGTTGACGGCGGCCTCACTGTGAAGATGCGCGCCTGACAGCCCAAAGAAAGGACACCATGAACACATCGACTCATGCTTTCGGAAACGCCCAAGCCTCGAACGGCCGCCGTGTGGTGGTCACCGGCGGTTCCAGCGGAATCGGCAAAGCCATCGCCGAGGCCTTCCTGGCCAACGGCGACCGTGTTGCCGTGCTGGACCGGGCCGGAGAGGACGGCGCCATCCGCGTGGACGTGGCCGATGAAGCCAGCGTGCGCGCGGCCTTCGCCGAGGCCCGGGAGGCGCTGGGCGGCATCGACGTCCTGGTCAACAGCGCGGGCCTGCTGACGGAGTCTCCGCTGGAGGACATGTCCCTGGACATGTGGAATGAGACCCTCACTGTGGACCTGACCGGTGTGTTCCTGTGCTGCCGGGAGGTGGTGCGGGAGATGCGGCAACGCAAGTGGGGCCGCATCATCAACATCGCCTCCCAGCTGGCCATCAAAGGCGGTGTGGGGCTGACGCATTACAGTGCCGCCAAGGCCGGCGTCGTCGGCCTTTCCAAGGCGCTTGCCCTGGAAACGGCGGCGGACAATGTGCTGGTCAACTGCATCGCCCCGGGGCCGATCGAGACGCCGCTGGTGGAAGGCATTTCGGAAAGCTGGAAGGCCGCGAAGCGCGCCGAGCTGCCGTTGGGGCGCTTCGGGACGCCCGCGGAAGTGGCTCCCGCGGCTCTCCTGCTGGCCAGCGATCCGGGTGGAAACCTGTTTGTGGGACAGACGCTGGGACCCAACTCCGGCGATGTGATGCCTTAAGGAAAGGGAGCGACATGTGCGGTGCCTGCGGAAGGACCACCGTGGCGGACCCCGCCCTGGGCCCGGCGCGGACCATGCGGCAACACCTGATCGTGGCAGCGACGGTCAATGCCGTCTGCGCCGGCCTCCCCGGTGCTCCGAAGGTGACAGCCCTCAATGACGGGTGGCTGATGACCGGGGCCGCCGGAGCCTCCGCGCAGTGCCAGACGCTCAACGAACTGTGGTCCGCGGTGCTCGGGTGCTTCAAGGATGCATCCGTGTTGGACCAGCTGAACGGCCGCCGGCAGGCATACGCGGCTGATCCGGCCAATGCGGGCCTGCCTGCGCGGGCAGCCGGTCTTCTGCCGGACCCCGAATACTACCAAGGAGATTTTGCAT
Protein-coding regions in this window:
- a CDS encoding SDR family oxidoreductase, with protein sequence MTSPNKAAIITGAASGIGRALAVHYARKGVVSIIGTFPGDPHDPEETLRLVKEANGEAVIHEVDVRTTASVDALAQRAVDEYGRLDYAIANAGILRNSPLGEMTDERWHDMLNVDLTGVLRTLRAGAERMTDGGALVAVSSIAGGVYGWEEHAHYAAAKAGVLGLVRSVAVELGPRQIRANAVIPGLIETPQSLDPVNSLGPEGLKRAGNDIPWGRVGKPEEVASVIGFLTSDDSRYVTGQALVVDGGLTVKMRA
- a CDS encoding SDR family NAD(P)-dependent oxidoreductase → MNTSTHAFGNAQASNGRRVVVTGGSSGIGKAIAEAFLANGDRVAVLDRAGEDGAIRVDVADEASVRAAFAEAREALGGIDVLVNSAGLLTESPLEDMSLDMWNETLTVDLTGVFLCCREVVREMRQRKWGRIINIASQLAIKGGVGLTHYSAAKAGVVGLSKALALETAADNVLVNCIAPGPIETPLVEGISESWKAAKRAELPLGRFGTPAEVAPAALLLASDPGGNLFVGQTLGPNSGDVMP